The Anastrepha ludens isolate Willacy chromosome X, idAnaLude1.1, whole genome shotgun sequence genome includes a window with the following:
- the LOC128869526 gene encoding uncharacterized protein LOC128869526, whose product MTCTCILCKRKVKACNKPLQIHWTPRNAAENIQRQRHQLRRRRSQASRVEGCFRGPTNGSTEIRNGRRIHLRLYTTQGTALRRVMGGGSEVRQTPSRARNRQRAAHRRRTADAARRGRGRIQLTTPGTTESGRERWRGPNTSAPTSWVPPSSAVTSPSIDGPNALLRQMATCLLSQATVLATVVQDLPVGSSTEEQVIASEAQPRAERPRPGSGRQHTTAAMGARPRRRNRNRARRQGPPSRRGNQSGRN is encoded by the coding sequence ATTCATTGGACGCCGAGGAATGCCGCGGAAAATATACAGCGTCAACGCCACCAACTTCGTCGGCGCCGATCGCAAGCTTCGCGAGTTGAGGGATGCTTTCGAGGCCCAACAAACGGAAGTACAGAAATACGCAACGGACGAAGGATTCACCTTCGCCTTTATACCACCCAGGGCACCGCACTTCGGCGGGTTATGGGAGGCGGCAGTGAAGTCCGCCAAACACCTTCTCGTGCGCGCAATCGGCAACGCGCTGCTCACCGCCGAAGAACTGCAGACGCTGCTCGTCGAGGTCGAGGCCGTATTCAACTCACGACCCCTGGTACCACTGAGTCAGGACGCGAACGATGGAGAGGCCCTAACACCAGCGCACCTACTAGTTGGGTGCCCCCTTCGAGCGCTGTCACCAGCCCAAGTATCGATGGACCAAATGCGTTGCTGCGACAGATGGCAACTTGTCTGTTGTCTCAAGCAACAGTTTTGGCGACTGTGGTCCAGGACCTACCTGTTGGGTCTTCAACAGAGGAGCAAGTGATTGCATCCGAAGCGCAACCTCGAGCTGAACGACCTCGTCCTGGTTCAGGAAGACAACACACCACCGCAGCAATGGGTGCTCGGCCGCGTCGCCGCAATCGTAACAGGGCAAGACGGCAAGGTCCGCCTAGCAGACGTGGCAACCAAAGCGGGCGTAATTAA